In the genome of Spirochaetia bacterium, one region contains:
- a CDS encoding YgiQ family radical SAM protein: MKQDEYRAAFLPVTKQDMENRGWEQLDIVMISADAYVDHPSFGVPLLARLLESKGYKVGIIAQPDWQDDKAFLKLGVPRLCCMIGTGNIDSMVLKYTSANKPRSEDFYAPGGKSGFRPDRVAPVYVSKARQAFGKDVPIIIGGLEASLRRFAHYDFWSDRIRNSVLLDAKADMLIYGMGEKQTLEIVRRLQEGQKVEELTDIKGTCVSFSEKHKEEILKNSVWPLVMLPSFEEVAGRDKKSNRPTEEGKRAYAEAFQMQLEHENPLKSTRILQQSGNRYVLQNPPADRLTTKEFDSLYELPYTRMAHPDYDKDGGVPALREVQFSITSNRGCFGGCSFCAITSHQGRMIQIRSKESLVREATSLTKLNGFKGYIHDLGGPTANFQGLACMKQSKAGPCDQRQCLFPSPCLNLQDTHRHYLEILEAVEAVPGVKKVFIRSGIRFDYLMEVCSPEIREQFIDHMVTHNVSGQLKVAPEHIDPQVLAVMGKPRVGAYEAFEEAFHQANHKHGLKQYLIPYFIAAHPGSTLQSALKLALYLKKVGFVPDQCQEFYPTPGTVSTCMYYTGLDPRPGMDFAPVYVPKGRERTLQRALLQFNKPGNAKLVKEALQLCDRMDLYHVLCRR; this comes from the coding sequence ATGAAACAAGATGAGTATCGTGCTGCATTTCTTCCGGTGACGAAACAGGATATGGAAAACCGTGGCTGGGAACAGCTGGATATCGTGATGATAAGTGCCGATGCCTATGTGGACCATCCGTCCTTCGGCGTTCCTTTGCTGGCCCGCTTGCTGGAAAGCAAGGGCTACAAGGTCGGTATCATAGCTCAGCCGGATTGGCAGGATGACAAGGCGTTTCTCAAGTTAGGTGTGCCACGGCTTTGCTGCATGATAGGAACTGGTAATATTGATTCCATGGTTCTGAAGTATACCAGTGCCAATAAGCCGAGAAGTGAAGATTTCTACGCTCCCGGAGGCAAGTCCGGGTTCCGCCCTGATCGGGTCGCTCCTGTCTATGTATCCAAGGCGAGGCAGGCTTTCGGTAAGGATGTGCCGATCATCATCGGAGGCTTGGAAGCTTCACTGCGCCGGTTTGCCCATTATGATTTCTGGAGTGACAGGATCCGCAATTCCGTTTTGCTTGATGCCAAGGCTGACATGCTTATTTACGGGATGGGTGAGAAACAGACCTTGGAAATTGTCCGAAGGCTTCAGGAAGGCCAGAAGGTGGAAGAACTTACCGATATCAAGGGAACCTGTGTTTCATTTTCTGAAAAGCATAAGGAAGAGATTCTTAAAAATTCCGTATGGCCGCTTGTTATGTTACCTTCTTTTGAAGAGGTCGCTGGCAGAGATAAGAAGTCAAACCGTCCGACCGAGGAAGGGAAACGGGCGTATGCAGAGGCCTTTCAAATGCAACTTGAGCATGAAAACCCGCTCAAGAGTACACGCATACTCCAGCAAAGTGGCAATCGTTATGTATTGCAGAATCCTCCCGCCGACAGGTTGACGACAAAGGAGTTTGACAGCTTGTATGAACTGCCTTACACGAGGATGGCCCATCCCGATTATGACAAGGACGGTGGGGTTCCTGCCTTGAGGGAAGTACAGTTTTCCATTACGAGCAACAGGGGGTGTTTCGGAGGGTGTTCCTTCTGTGCTATTACCAGTCACCAAGGTAGGATGATTCAGATCAGAAGCAAGGAGAGCCTTGTACGTGAGGCAACATCATTGACCAAGCTCAACGGTTTCAAGGGCTATATCCATGACTTGGGAGGGCCTACTGCCAATTTCCAAGGTTTGGCTTGTATGAAGCAAAGCAAAGCCGGTCCCTGTGATCAAAGGCAATGTCTGTTTCCTTCTCCATGCCTGAATCTGCAGGATACCCACCGGCACTATCTGGAAATCTTGGAAGCGGTTGAGGCAGTCCCTGGGGTCAAGAAGGTTTTCATACGGTCTGGCATCAGATTCGATTATCTGATGGAAGTCTGTTCTCCTGAGATCAGGGAGCAGTTCATTGACCATATGGTAACCCATAATGTCAGTGGTCAGCTCAAGGTGGCACCGGAACATATTGATCCGCAGGTGCTTGCCGTAATGGGCAAGCCTCGGGTAGGGGCCTATGAGGCTTTTGAGGAAGCATTCCATCAGGCAAACCATAAGCATGGGTTGAAACAGTACCTTATTCCGTATTTCATTGCCGCCCATCCTGGTTCTACACTGCAGAGTGCGTTGAAGCTGGCACTGTACCTCAAGAAGGTCGGTTTTGTGCCTGATCAGTGCCAGGAGTTCTATCCGACACCGGGTACTGTTTCTACCTGCATGTACTATACCGGATTGGATCCCCGGCCCGGTATGGATTTCGCTCCTGTCTATGTGCCGAAGGGACGGGAGCGTACCTTACAGAGGGCATTGCTTCAATTCAATAAACCTGGCAATGCCAAGCTGGTCAAGGAAGCCCTGCAACTTTGTGATCGGATGGATCTCTATCATGTACTATGCAGGAGATAA
- a CDS encoding chitobiase/beta-hexosaminidase C-terminal domain-containing protein codes for MRASLGDSWYEGAVSGGSATVSGSAAAGDYMVGVRFTNPSGTQITFSGMDMVNVFTGLESSGTISFEDADFAKAAQPTISTGDVTGGKQVTMATDTAEAAIYYTTDGTDPATSSTRESYTAPFTLAESKTIKAVAVKADLLDSEGASQVVTVSAVATPTFSLSSGDSQDVAISCKTGGATVHYRYAVGNGSYGSWTEGMAVPVTQGKELKVEAYAEKDGMVRSATGTQAYSVATGPDFSKTTGTYSNTFTLTLTGDTIRYKAGSGTYRTYSSGISIASTGTTVTAFDEASGEVNSAPVSNTYTLKVTTPVISQSDTTGGQKVSISCGTSGATIHYTTDGSTPASSSTAYAGAITLTSSTTVKAIAVKDNFASSEVASKAVTVSTVTTPTFSPTGCTFSDTQSVTMTSTSGATIYYTTDGTTPTTSSSHVTSGGSITLSATTTVKAMAVKSGIANSSVASTTYKTYSVGDEGPAGGKVFYDKGSYIDDWRYLEAAPADESGTYTWYSAKSKCSNKTVSYGEKTYDDWFLPSVGELYEMYEQKDSIGGFVSSQYWSSSQSGAYSAGAVSVVFSSGTWYDDYSRKHIHSVRAVRAF; via the coding sequence TTGAGGGCAAGCCTCGGGGACAGCTGGTATGAAGGAGCCGTGAGCGGGGGCAGTGCGACGGTGAGTGGCAGTGCCGCTGCAGGCGACTACATGGTAGGGGTGAGGTTCACCAATCCCTCCGGTACACAGATTACTTTCTCAGGGATGGACATGGTGAACGTGTTCACGGGGCTGGAGTCGAGCGGGACGATCAGCTTCGAGGACGCAGACTTTGCCAAGGCGGCACAGCCGACGATAAGCACAGGGGATGTGACCGGCGGCAAGCAGGTGACCATGGCAACCGATACAGCAGAAGCGGCAATCTACTACACGACAGACGGGACTGACCCTGCCACCAGCAGTACGAGAGAGAGCTATACAGCTCCGTTCACCTTGGCAGAGAGCAAGACGATAAAGGCGGTTGCCGTGAAGGCAGACCTGCTGGATTCAGAGGGAGCCAGCCAAGTCGTCACGGTTTCTGCTGTTGCGACACCGACTTTCAGCCTGAGTTCAGGAGATTCGCAAGATGTTGCCATCAGCTGCAAGACTGGCGGAGCAACCGTCCATTACCGGTATGCAGTAGGCAACGGAAGCTACGGGAGCTGGACAGAAGGGATGGCAGTGCCGGTGACGCAGGGCAAGGAGCTCAAGGTGGAGGCCTATGCAGAAAAGGACGGGATGGTCAGGTCTGCCACAGGGACACAGGCCTACAGCGTTGCCACAGGACCAGACTTCAGCAAGACCACCGGAACCTACAGCAATACATTTACGCTGACACTGACCGGCGATACCATACGCTACAAGGCAGGAAGCGGTACCTACCGGACCTACTCGTCAGGCATCAGCATCGCAAGCACAGGGACGACGGTCACGGCATTCGACGAGGCAAGCGGAGAAGTGAACTCTGCACCTGTGAGCAATACCTACACGCTCAAAGTAACGACACCAGTCATTTCCCAGAGTGACACCACCGGAGGGCAGAAGGTAAGCATCAGCTGTGGGACCAGCGGAGCAACCATCCACTATACGACAGATGGGAGCACGCCTGCATCGTCCAGCACTGCCTACGCCGGCGCAATCACGCTGACATCAAGTACGACGGTCAAGGCCATTGCGGTGAAGGACAACTTTGCCAGTTCCGAAGTGGCAAGCAAGGCAGTTACAGTTTCAACAGTAACGACACCGACTTTCAGTCCCACAGGCTGTACTTTCAGTGATACGCAAAGCGTAACAATGACAAGTACTAGCGGGGCCACCATCTACTATACGACAGATGGTACTACACCGACGACAAGCAGCAGCCATGTTACATCAGGAGGAAGCATTACCCTCAGTGCCACAACGACGGTAAAGGCGATGGCAGTAAAGAGTGGCATAGCAAACAGCAGTGTGGCAAGTACAACCTATAAAACCTATTCCGTAGGAGATGAAGGTCCTGCGGGAGGAAAAGTTTTCTATGACAAAGGTTCTTATATTGATGACTGGCGGTATCTTGAGGCTGCTCCTGCTGATGAAAGCGGAACATATACTTGGTATTCAGCAAAAAGTAAATGTTCCAATAAGACGGTATCATATGGCGAAAAAACATATGATGATTGGTTCCTGCCATCAGTGGGTGAGTTATATGAAATGTACGAGCAAAAAGATAGTATCGGAGGATTCGTTAGTAGTCAGTATTGGAGTTCTTCTCAGTCCGGCGCTTACAGCGCGGGCGCGGTCAGCGTGGTCTTCAGCAGTGGCACCTGGTACGACGACTACAGCAGGAAGCACATCCACTCTGTTCGGGCTGTGCGGGCTTTCTGA
- a CDS encoding four helix bundle protein — translation MALYYDLPVFHDVYHMILLLFQYTKDFPRKYKFTLGQDMKRDGIVLVRSIYRANKAMEKRRYLEQFLDD, via the coding sequence GTGGCATTATACTATGACTTGCCGGTATTCCATGATGTGTACCATATGATCCTGTTGCTTTTTCAGTATACAAAAGATTTTCCGCGGAAATACAAGTTTACGCTGGGACAAGATATGAAAAGGGATGGTATTGTATTGGTACGTAGTATTTATCGTGCGAACAAAGCCATGGAAAAACGGAGATATCTGGAGCAGTTCCTTGATGACTGA
- a CDS encoding DsrE family protein codes for MEKSNQLYILWTNADELTSEKMVMMYATNSLLEKWWDAVTVIIWGATTKLVAENTSIQTKIQVAQQAGVQFSACKACADQLGVADKLIGLGIEVIYWGEGLTTILKDGDKLLTV; via the coding sequence ATGGAAAAATCAAATCAACTGTATATACTCTGGACCAATGCTGATGAGTTGACATCAGAAAAGATGGTAATGATGTATGCCACCAACAGCCTGCTGGAAAAATGGTGGGATGCTGTAACCGTCATTATCTGGGGCGCCACCACGAAACTGGTTGCGGAGAATACCTCCATCCAAACAAAGATACAGGTTGCCCAACAAGCGGGAGTGCAATTTTCAGCCTGCAAGGCCTGTGCTGACCAGCTGGGCGTTGCTGACAAGCTCATCGGTCTGGGCATTGAAGTCATCTATTGGGGTGAAGGGTTGACGACAATACTGAAAGACGGGGATAAACTGCTGACCGTCTGA
- a CDS encoding branched-chain amino acid aminotransferase, translated as MEKKNIDWTSLDFSYRATDKRYVAEYKDGSWGKGYLTNQSEIVINECAGVLQYAQTCFEGLKAYTTKDGRIVTFRPDLNAERMMNTCKRLCIPVVTKEMFLEAVDQVVAANAAYVPPFGTGATLYLRPYVFGSGPVIGVKASGEYQFRLFATPVGPYFKGGVKPVKLMLSDYDRAAPHGTGNIKAGLNYAMSLYPGTLAHSLGYADNMYLDSATRTYVEETGGANFLFVDKEGTIVIPKSPTILPSITRRSLVTVAKDMLGMKVVERPVAYTEVKDFVECGLCGTAAVISPVGQIHTKDGDINFASGMDEIGPVAKKLYDTLTGIQMGVIEGPEGWIRTIIK; from the coding sequence ATGGAAAAGAAGAACATCGATTGGACTAGCCTTGATTTCTCCTATCGTGCGACCGACAAACGCTACGTAGCTGAATACAAGGATGGTTCATGGGGCAAGGGATACCTTACCAATCAAAGTGAAATCGTCATCAATGAATGCGCAGGAGTTCTTCAGTATGCCCAGACCTGTTTTGAGGGCCTGAAAGCCTATACTACCAAGGATGGACGAATTGTTACGTTCCGTCCTGACCTGAACGCCGAGAGGATGATGAATACCTGCAAACGACTATGCATTCCAGTCGTAACAAAGGAAATGTTCCTAGAGGCAGTAGACCAGGTCGTAGCGGCCAATGCAGCCTATGTACCACCGTTCGGAACAGGTGCAACACTCTATCTTCGCCCGTACGTATTCGGCAGTGGCCCTGTAATCGGCGTCAAAGCCTCGGGCGAATATCAGTTCAGGCTGTTCGCAACACCTGTCGGCCCCTATTTCAAGGGAGGTGTCAAACCCGTGAAGCTCATGCTCAGTGACTATGACAGGGCAGCTCCGCATGGAACCGGCAATATCAAGGCTGGACTCAACTATGCAATGAGCCTGTATCCGGGAACCCTCGCACATAGCCTTGGCTATGCTGACAATATGTATCTGGACTCAGCTACCAGAACCTATGTCGAAGAAACCGGAGGAGCCAACTTCCTCTTCGTGGACAAAGAGGGTACCATTGTCATTCCGAAGAGCCCGACGATTCTTCCTTCCATTACCAGAAGATCCTTGGTCACTGTTGCAAAGGATATGCTCGGCATGAAAGTCGTCGAACGTCCTGTTGCCTATACTGAAGTAAAGGACTTCGTTGAATGTGGTCTCTGTGGCACTGCTGCAGTCATCAGCCCAGTCGGACAGATCCATACCAAGGACGGAGATATCAACTTCGCAAGTGGCATGGACGAGATCGGGCCAGTAGCAAAGAAACTGTATGATACCCTGACAGGTATCCAGATGGGAGTGATCGAAGGCCCTGAAGGGTGGATCAGAACCATTATCAAATAG
- a CDS encoding NCS2 family permease, with protein sequence MDKFFKLSERKTDVRTEVMAGLTTFLTMAYILAVEPGMLSSNGMGMAFEQVFSATCLASAIATLVMGLWADLPFVLAPGMGLNAFMVYTVCLGMGYDWKFALSAVFVEGIIFLILTACNIREAIINSIPSNLKKAISVGIGFFIAFIGLVNAGIVKGNASTLVELNPQWLSTPGPIVAVIGLVIMIVLMVKRVKGAMLIGILATTVIGIPLGVTNYAGGSFAPHAPYFFPFEFAHMASFDFITVCFTFLFVDMFDTVGTLIGCSTKAGLLKEDGSIPHVKEALFADAVGTTVGAILGCSTVTTFVESSAGVVEGGKTGLTAVTAAILFLLAMFLSPIFESIPSAATAPALILVGVLMVSPIKDLEFDDLTELVPAYLCILFMVVTYSISNGILIGILGYTVLKLFTGKGKDITVMTWVVAILFILEIIFSPLV encoded by the coding sequence ATGGATAAGTTCTTCAAATTATCTGAAAGAAAAACCGATGTACGTACCGAGGTCATGGCTGGGTTGACAACCTTCCTGACGATGGCTTACATCCTAGCTGTCGAACCTGGCATGCTGTCATCAAATGGCATGGGAATGGCATTTGAGCAGGTATTCTCTGCAACATGTCTGGCTAGTGCCATTGCTACATTGGTGATGGGACTCTGGGCTGACCTCCCGTTTGTACTGGCCCCTGGAATGGGCCTCAATGCCTTCATGGTATACACTGTCTGCCTAGGAATGGGCTATGATTGGAAATTCGCACTTTCGGCCGTATTCGTCGAAGGTATCATTTTCCTGATCTTGACAGCTTGCAACATCAGAGAAGCAATAATCAACAGCATCCCGAGCAACCTGAAGAAAGCAATTTCTGTAGGAATCGGGTTTTTTATTGCCTTCATCGGATTGGTAAACGCAGGTATTGTCAAAGGCAACGCATCGACGCTTGTTGAGCTGAACCCTCAATGGCTTTCAACTCCGGGTCCTATCGTCGCTGTCATCGGATTGGTCATCATGATTGTACTGATGGTCAAGAGAGTCAAAGGTGCCATGCTGATCGGCATTCTTGCAACGACCGTCATCGGTATTCCTCTTGGTGTAACCAACTATGCCGGAGGTAGTTTTGCACCCCATGCACCGTATTTCTTCCCTTTTGAATTTGCGCACATGGCTTCCTTCGATTTTATCACAGTCTGTTTTACTTTCTTGTTCGTAGATATGTTTGACACGGTCGGGACCCTCATCGGTTGCTCAACGAAGGCTGGATTGCTTAAAGAAGATGGTTCCATCCCACACGTCAAAGAAGCATTGTTTGCAGATGCAGTAGGTACTACTGTAGGCGCAATTCTCGGATGTTCTACGGTTACGACCTTTGTCGAATCCTCAGCTGGTGTTGTTGAAGGCGGCAAGACCGGGCTCACGGCAGTAACTGCGGCAATTCTTTTCCTGCTGGCAATGTTCCTAAGTCCTATATTTGAATCCATTCCATCAGCGGCTACCGCTCCAGCACTTATCCTCGTCGGTGTCCTGATGGTCTCGCCTATCAAGGATCTTGAATTCGACGATCTTACAGAACTGGTTCCCGCCTATCTGTGCATACTGTTCATGGTCGTCACCTACTCTATCAGCAATGGTATCTTGATCGGTATCCTGGGTTATACAGTACTGAAGCTTTTTACCGGGAAAGGAAAGGATATCACCGTCATGACATGGGTTGTTGCTATATTGTTCATACTTGAAATCATCTTCAGCCCACTGGTATAA
- the ade gene encoding adenine deaminase: protein MKDLKRLVDVAMGRKQAQLCIRNAKVVDVHTLEVLEKDVLIDNGIFAGFREPDKGMAETVYDAKGRYMVPGFIDGHVHIESSHCGPQVFSDLVVRKGTTTVIADPHEICNCSGLDGLDWMIENSKGLPLSIYYMVPSCVPATAFEHAGATMLADDIAKRIDNERVLGLGEMMNYPGVLAADPMVLDKIAVAHKAGKLIDGHAPSLEGIGLDAYAAMGIRDDHECTTVEEARERLRRGMYVLVRQGTVCQDELRLLPAVTMANFRHCLFCTDDRQVASLLEEGSINNNVRLAVAHGFDPLMAISMATINSAECFRLSDRGAIDPGLRADFSLVDNLKDFKIHRVYVEGRLVAEGEQMLEPATPGEVGDKVLCNINIGSFSKGKLVLPLSQGHVRTIRLKEGGVVTEAGEASVKVVDGHFVHDPTLDVVKVCVLERHHGTGNIGLALLEGYGIKRGAVATTVAHDSHNIICCGCNDDDMYLAIETLKENHGGMVAVEGGKVLGKLSHPIAGLMSNRKASEVAESLKELGNLAWERLGVSKQYDPFMTLCFMALPVIPVYKVTDLGLFDVSKFSLVDIEIKD from the coding sequence ATGAAAGATTTGAAACGTTTGGTTGATGTTGCCATGGGAAGGAAGCAGGCACAGCTGTGTATCCGGAACGCAAAAGTGGTTGATGTCCATACATTGGAAGTGTTGGAAAAAGATGTTTTGATTGACAACGGCATCTTTGCAGGTTTCCGGGAACCTGACAAGGGTATGGCTGAAACGGTCTATGACGCTAAAGGCAGATATATGGTTCCCGGATTCATCGACGGACATGTCCATATCGAATCTTCCCATTGTGGTCCCCAGGTTTTTTCGGATCTCGTAGTCCGTAAAGGTACGACTACCGTTATCGCCGATCCCCACGAAATCTGCAACTGCAGTGGTTTGGATGGCCTTGATTGGATGATTGAGAATTCAAAAGGCCTTCCGCTCTCCATATATTATATGGTACCAAGCTGTGTACCCGCGACAGCCTTTGAGCATGCAGGGGCAACAATGCTGGCTGACGACATTGCAAAACGGATTGATAATGAGAGGGTACTCGGTTTAGGAGAGATGATGAATTATCCCGGTGTTCTGGCGGCTGACCCCATGGTACTGGACAAGATTGCCGTAGCACATAAGGCCGGAAAACTCATTGACGGACATGCTCCCAGTCTTGAAGGCATAGGCTTGGATGCCTATGCTGCCATGGGTATCAGGGATGACCATGAATGTACGACAGTGGAGGAAGCCCGGGAACGGCTGCGCAGGGGCATGTACGTGCTGGTCAGGCAGGGGACTGTCTGTCAGGATGAACTCAGGTTGCTTCCTGCGGTTACCATGGCAAATTTCAGGCATTGTCTTTTCTGTACCGATGACCGTCAGGTCGCCTCCCTGCTGGAAGAGGGAAGCATCAACAACAACGTAAGACTGGCTGTTGCCCATGGCTTTGATCCACTTATGGCAATAAGCATGGCCACGATAAACAGTGCCGAATGTTTCCGGCTTTCTGACCGTGGAGCCATAGATCCTGGTCTTAGGGCAGATTTCTCCCTTGTGGATAATCTGAAGGATTTCAAGATACACAGGGTCTATGTAGAAGGTCGGCTTGTTGCCGAAGGCGAACAGATGCTTGAACCGGCAACACCGGGAGAAGTAGGTGACAAGGTACTGTGCAATATCAACATCGGTTCTTTTTCCAAGGGGAAACTGGTTTTGCCACTATCTCAGGGACATGTACGTACGATCCGGCTCAAGGAAGGCGGTGTCGTGACTGAAGCCGGTGAAGCTTCGGTGAAAGTAGTGGATGGGCATTTTGTCCATGATCCGACTTTGGATGTCGTCAAGGTCTGTGTCCTTGAACGGCACCATGGGACAGGAAATATCGGCCTTGCCTTGTTGGAAGGCTATGGTATAAAACGAGGAGCTGTTGCTACGACTGTGGCCCATGATTCCCATAACATCATCTGCTGTGGTTGCAATGACGATGATATGTATCTGGCAATCGAGACACTCAAGGAGAACCATGGTGGCATGGTAGCTGTTGAAGGTGGCAAGGTCCTTGGCAAGCTTTCTCATCCGATTGCCGGACTTATGAGCAACAGGAAGGCTTCCGAAGTTGCCGAATCCCTCAAGGAGCTTGGAAATCTGGCATGGGAAAGATTGGGAGTTTCGAAGCAGTACGACCCGTTCATGACACTTTGTTTCATGGCTTTGCCAGTAATACCCGTATACAAGGTTACTGATCTTGGTCTCTTTGATGTATCCAAGTTCTCGCTGGTAGATATTGAGATCAAGGACTAA
- a CDS encoding ABC transporter ATP-binding protein has translation MTAIQVKDLCFTYDGNTAPTLNDINFSVEEGECVALLGPNGAGKSTLLDIVLSYLPTKHTVFAFGKDILSYDKKERGRLMALVPQVEKPPFSFTCLDYVLFGRAPYLQGFESPKAQDQEIAMQALQEVGMAEFADKPITTLSGGEEQLTLLARAICQDAKILLLDEPTSSLDLGNKVKVKNLIKTLNASGKTILFTTHDPTLANDLADKAAILQRGNLVAFGSLEDCLTGEILSAVYGTKVSVLQEAGKRILITD, from the coding sequence ATGACTGCCATACAGGTCAAGGACCTGTGCTTTACCTATGACGGGAATACAGCGCCTACGCTCAATGACATCAATTTCAGCGTAGAAGAAGGAGAATGTGTCGCATTGCTCGGCCCTAATGGCGCAGGGAAAAGCACGTTGCTGGATATTGTGCTTTCATACCTTCCCACAAAGCATACCGTCTTTGCCTTCGGAAAGGACATCCTATCCTATGACAAAAAGGAACGGGGCCGGCTCATGGCTTTGGTACCCCAAGTAGAGAAACCGCCGTTTTCCTTCACTTGCCTTGATTATGTACTTTTCGGTCGGGCCCCATATCTTCAGGGCTTTGAAAGCCCGAAGGCACAAGATCAGGAAATTGCCATGCAAGCACTGCAGGAAGTCGGTATGGCAGAATTTGCCGACAAGCCGATTACCACACTCAGCGGTGGAGAAGAACAGCTTACCTTACTGGCCCGTGCCATCTGTCAGGATGCAAAAATCCTGCTTCTGGACGAGCCGACAAGCTCACTTGACCTTGGTAATAAGGTAAAGGTCAAAAACCTCATCAAGACCCTCAATGCAAGTGGAAAGACCATTCTCTTCACGACACATGATCCAACGCTTGCAAATGACCTCGCTGATAAGGCGGCTATACTGCAACGAGGGAACCTCGTAGCTTTCGGTTCCCTCGAAGATTGCCTGACAGGAGAAATCCTGAGTGCTGTCTACGGCACCAAGGTTTCCGTCCTGCAGGAAGCAGGCAAAAGGATACTCATCACGGATTAG
- a CDS encoding iron ABC transporter permease, giving the protein MEGRKSHRYLWELFALTFLIGGLTLFLGRYPHPGFSFDLTTRLSRTIILSVRLPRILLAILAGAMLSAAGFTFQMIFSNPLVEPGFLGVSQGAAFGAALVIIYIGYQPALLQASAIFFALLALFLAYTLARHFRFGGWLLRLVLSGIAVSAIFSSMLSALKLVADPTKDLQDITFWMMGGLWNATWARLLSILPLALPCLLILFLFRWKLNLLSLDEKTAFAMGASPKRERIFLLTVATVGTTMIISVTGLIGWIGLIIPHLSRKLMGSDSTVALPGSMLIGAIFMLLCDSFGRSAFASELPIGLITSSVGALIFIIILSQKKQGGKL; this is encoded by the coding sequence ATGGAAGGAAGAAAAAGCCATAGATATCTGTGGGAATTGTTTGCCCTGACTTTCCTTATCGGAGGACTGACATTGTTTCTGGGTAGATATCCCCACCCAGGTTTTTCTTTCGATCTTACGACCAGACTTTCACGGACGATCATACTGTCGGTCAGGTTGCCACGGATACTTTTGGCAATTCTGGCCGGCGCCATGCTCTCCGCCGCAGGCTTTACGTTCCAGATGATTTTTTCAAACCCTCTAGTCGAACCAGGATTCCTAGGAGTATCCCAAGGCGCGGCTTTCGGAGCAGCATTGGTAATTATCTACATCGGTTATCAGCCGGCTTTGCTGCAGGCTTCGGCAATTTTCTTTGCCCTGCTTGCCCTCTTTCTGGCTTATACCTTGGCACGCCATTTTCGGTTCGGCGGCTGGCTCCTGAGACTGGTACTTTCCGGTATCGCGGTATCTGCCATTTTTTCTTCCATGCTCTCAGCCCTCAAACTGGTAGCAGATCCCACAAAGGACCTGCAGGACATTACGTTCTGGATGATGGGAGGACTCTGGAACGCAACATGGGCAAGACTGCTGTCAATACTACCTCTCGCACTTCCATGCCTGCTTATACTTTTCCTCTTTCGGTGGAAACTCAACCTTCTCAGCCTCGATGAAAAGACAGCCTTTGCCATGGGCGCTTCACCGAAAAGAGAGAGAATCTTCCTGCTTACTGTTGCAACCGTAGGCACGACCATGATTATTTCGGTAACCGGACTGATCGGATGGATCGGCCTGATCATTCCCCATCTGTCAAGAAAACTCATGGGTTCGGATTCAACGGTGGCACTTCCAGGTTCCATGCTCATCGGCGCAATCTTCATGTTGCTCTGCGATTCATTCGGGAGAAGCGCTTTTGCAAGTGAACTTCCCATAGGGCTTATCACAAGCAGTGTCGGAGCCTTGATCTTCATCATCATACTTTCCCAGAAAAAACAGGGAGGCAAGCTATGA